In a single window of the Dinghuibacter silviterrae genome:
- a CDS encoding TonB-dependent receptor has translation MSLKKLLLTILVALGLPTLLLAQETTSGVSGKVTNSKNEALGGATVTAIHVPSGSKYHALTQPDGAFHLSNMRVGGPYRIEISYVGYGTKTFTDLTLQLGSPLDLTVTLADASQTISEVTITGSRNKNALISPERMGTSTNFSLQQLSILPTTGRNVDDFTRLVPQAQPRKSTVDGSTLGVSFAGESNKYNQFTIDGANATDVFGLAASGTNGGQASLNPIPFDAIDQVQVILAPYDVTLSGFVGGGVNAVTRSGTNTLHGSVYGFNTNQSFVGKQAVTGNSYGNFKDWTYGARLGGAFIKNKLFFFVNYEGERKSNPVSYMPGSATSQIRTTALDSITSFLKNESAHPGWSYNPGAYNGFNTDKHSDAVFARIDWNIDEKNKLTIRHSLVKGYNFIFSDAASSAYFYNTGYRFNSTNNSTVVELNSNISNKVSNVLRGTMTITRDNRKTPGTLFPYVKVSDNGATYYFGTDVSSQANSLGQNTYTITDNLNLYAGKNTFTFGTDDEFYHSKNVFLQGIVGSYTYASLASFFADAGGSATAYPTAYSTVYSTDKSNPEPAAKVSAGQFSLYAQDAYQAAPNFKLTLGIRADAPTFFTKPADNTTFNSTSLATSNGVATNQVAKTAVVLSPRVGFNWDVKNDKQTQIRGGVGIFMGRTPFVWLSNQYSNTGIGTISGSLNAAQVVTDNVHFNPTSPYQPAPSGIPLVINVTDPHYKYPRSLRSNLAIDQRLPWGLVGTLEGIFTKTIQDISYQDLNLAPSQYTLVLGNTTRPFYGSRNNASYANVLELTNTKQGYGYSITGKIEKPFSHGWTASVAYSIGHSYATNNGTSSVALSNWRYAYNVNGLNNLSLGHSNYDPGSRVIAYVGKRFEYGKIFSTSLGLIYSGTSGQRFSYVYYGNINGDDGSTLSAPTKPSTAGGADLIQLPGDSTQFVAHGGLTATQQWTAFQQFENSTKYMRKHIGQNTAINGDIMPWENHFDLKIAESIAFYKEHTLTITLDIFNVGNLVSKTWGRAYYLSNQESQPLNVDHFTVSGNTVKPYYYYTPQYGLNAQTGKPWGYADYESRWSMLLGLRYSF, from the coding sequence GATCGAGATCTCTTATGTGGGCTATGGCACAAAAACATTTACGGACCTTACCCTCCAGTTGGGATCTCCCCTGGACCTGACGGTCACCCTGGCGGACGCCTCCCAAACGATCAGCGAGGTGACCATCACCGGGTCGAGGAACAAGAATGCCCTGATCAGCCCCGAGCGGATGGGCACGTCTACCAACTTTTCCCTCCAACAACTGAGCATCCTCCCGACCACGGGGCGTAACGTCGATGACTTCACAAGGCTGGTGCCCCAGGCACAACCCCGCAAGAGTACGGTGGACGGCAGCACCCTGGGTGTCTCTTTCGCTGGGGAAAGCAACAAGTACAACCAGTTCACGATCGACGGCGCCAACGCCACCGACGTGTTTGGTCTGGCGGCCAGCGGCACCAACGGGGGTCAGGCTTCTTTGAACCCCATCCCTTTTGACGCCATCGACCAGGTACAAGTGATCCTGGCGCCCTATGACGTGACCCTGAGTGGTTTCGTCGGTGGCGGCGTCAATGCCGTCACGCGTTCAGGGACCAACACCCTCCACGGTTCGGTCTATGGGTTTAACACCAACCAGTCCTTCGTGGGGAAACAAGCCGTCACCGGCAACTCTTACGGGAATTTCAAGGACTGGACCTATGGCGCCCGTCTCGGTGGCGCTTTCATCAAGAACAAATTGTTCTTCTTCGTCAACTATGAAGGAGAACGCAAGTCCAACCCGGTTTCCTACATGCCGGGCAGCGCCACTTCCCAGATCCGCACCACGGCCCTGGACAGCATCACCTCTTTCCTGAAGAACGAGAGCGCTCACCCCGGCTGGAGCTACAATCCCGGCGCCTACAACGGGTTTAATACCGACAAACACTCTGATGCCGTATTTGCCCGCATCGACTGGAACATCGACGAGAAGAATAAGCTGACCATCCGGCACAGCCTGGTGAAGGGGTACAACTTCATCTTCTCCGACGCTGCTTCCAGCGCCTATTTCTACAACACGGGTTACCGTTTCAACTCCACGAACAATTCGACCGTCGTGGAATTGAACTCCAATATCTCAAACAAGGTATCCAACGTACTTCGCGGTACCATGACGATCACCAGGGACAACCGGAAGACCCCCGGCACCCTGTTCCCTTACGTCAAGGTGTCCGACAACGGCGCGACCTATTACTTCGGCACGGACGTGAGCTCACAGGCGAACTCCCTGGGTCAGAATACCTACACCATTACGGACAACCTCAACCTCTACGCGGGTAAAAATACCTTCACCTTCGGGACCGACGACGAGTTCTATCACTCGAAAAACGTCTTCCTGCAAGGGATCGTAGGGAGCTACACCTATGCCAGCCTCGCCAGCTTCTTTGCAGACGCCGGTGGTTCCGCCACGGCTTACCCGACGGCCTATTCCACGGTGTATTCCACCGACAAGAGCAACCCCGAGCCGGCGGCCAAGGTGTCCGCAGGCCAGTTCTCCCTGTACGCCCAGGACGCCTACCAGGCAGCCCCCAACTTTAAGCTGACGCTGGGGATCCGCGCCGACGCGCCCACGTTCTTTACCAAACCCGCGGACAACACCACCTTCAATTCCACCTCCCTGGCCACGAGCAACGGGGTCGCCACCAACCAGGTCGCCAAGACCGCGGTCGTGCTTTCTCCCCGCGTCGGTTTCAACTGGGATGTGAAGAACGACAAGCAAACGCAGATCCGTGGCGGTGTCGGCATCTTTATGGGCCGCACGCCCTTCGTCTGGCTGTCCAACCAGTACAGCAACACGGGCATCGGGACAATCTCCGGTAGCCTGAACGCCGCCCAGGTCGTGACCGACAACGTCCACTTCAACCCGACCAGCCCGTACCAGCCGGCGCCCTCCGGGATCCCCCTCGTCATCAACGTCACCGACCCGCACTACAAATACCCCCGCAGCCTCCGCAGCAACCTGGCCATCGACCAGCGCCTGCCCTGGGGGCTCGTCGGTACCCTGGAAGGCATTTTTACAAAGACCATCCAGGACATCAGCTATCAGGACCTGAACCTCGCGCCCTCCCAGTATACGCTGGTGCTCGGGAACACCACCCGCCCCTTCTACGGTTCGCGGAACAATGCCAGCTACGCCAACGTCCTGGAACTGACCAACACCAAACAAGGGTACGGGTACAGCATCACCGGCAAGATCGAAAAGCCGTTCAGCCATGGCTGGACCGCCAGCGTAGCCTACAGCATCGGCCACTCTTACGCAACCAACAACGGGACGTCTTCCGTCGCCCTTTCCAACTGGAGGTATGCCTACAACGTCAACGGCCTGAACAACCTGAGCCTGGGACACAGCAACTACGACCCCGGGTCCCGCGTCATCGCCTATGTGGGCAAGCGCTTCGAATACGGCAAGATCTTCTCCACGAGCCTGGGTCTGATCTACTCCGGTACCTCTGGTCAGCGCTTCTCCTATGTATACTATGGGAACATCAACGGGGACGACGGTTCCACGCTGAGCGCCCCGACCAAACCCAGCACCGCCGGTGGGGCCGACCTCATCCAACTGCCCGGCGACTCCACGCAGTTCGTCGCCCACGGCGGCCTGACCGCTACCCAGCAGTGGACCGCTTTTCAGCAGTTCGAGAATTCGACCAAATACATGCGCAAGCACATCGGTCAGAATACAGCCATCAACGGCGACATCATGCCCTGGGAAAACCACTTCGACCTGAAGATCGCCGAGTCCATTGCGTTCTACAAAGAGCATACGCTGACGATCACCCTGGACATCTTCAACGTAGGCAACCTGGTCAGCAAGACCTGGGGCCGTGCCTACTACCTGAGCAACCAGGAAAGCCAGCCCCTCAACGTCGACCACTTCACGGTCAGCGGCAACACGGTTAAACCCTACTACTACTACACTCCCCAATACGGTCTTAACGCCCAGACGGGCAAGCCCTGGGGATATGCCGACTACGAATCCCGCTGGAGCATGCTCCTCGGATTGCGGTATAGCTTCTAA